The following coding sequences lie in one Arachis ipaensis cultivar K30076 chromosome B05, Araip1.1, whole genome shotgun sequence genomic window:
- the LOC107641034 gene encoding leukocyte receptor cluster member 1 homolog gives MGGHGGLNILPQKRWNIYNYENREKVRRDEEQAARDEQIKCDEVRKGGAELRLERLHTARGLDPLIKAKAEEEKGKEEEEQPELKNSGDNRHINLFKGIKIFDPIRETEKRKELLGEREGWKKEKRMKKEEGKSSGVVVGPEDEKYRLGYGVAGKGVKMPWHLEIRNGTDEKGGGDDSDGEVKNENKKKNGRKTLKELREERLKREKHEKEREKNDCQYDDVSHPPAWQSFATSLLPASNMNEKFERDHIDAFFTIWRM, from the coding sequence ATGGGAGGCCATGGCGGCCTCAACATTCTCCCGCAGAAGCGGTGGAACATCTACAACTACGAGAACAGGGAAAAGGTCCGCCGCGACGAGGAGCAAGCTGCCAGAGACGAGCAGATCAAGTGCGACGAGGTCAGAAAGGGCGGCGCCGAGCTCCGCCTCGAGCGCCTCCACACCGCCAGGGGTTTGGATCCTCTCATTAAGGCCAAGGCAGAGGAAGAGAAggggaaggaagaagaagaacaaccagAATTGAAGAATTCAGGTGACAACAGACACATTAACTTGTTCAAGGGGATTAAGATTTTCGATCCTATACGAGAAACCGAGAAGAGGAAGGAGTTGTTAGGGGAAAGGGAAGggtggaagaaggagaagaggatgaagaaagaagaagggaagTCCTCGGGGGTGGTGGTGGGTCCCGAGGATGAGAAGTATAGGTTAGGGTATGGGGTAGCAGGGAAGGGTGTGAAGATGCCTTGGCATCTTGAGATTCGTAATGGCACCGATGAGAAAGGCGGTGGGGATGATAGTGATGGGGAAGTGAAGAatgagaacaagaagaagaatgggAGGAAGACTTTGAAGGAGTTGAGGGAAGAGAGGTTGAAGAGGGAGAAGCACGAGAAAGAGCGGGAGAAGAATGATTGCCAATACGACGACGTTTCTCATCCTCCAGCGTGGCAATCATTCGCCACGTCACTCCTGCCGGCAAGCAATATGAATGAAAAATTTGAGAGGGACCACATTGATGCATTTTTTACAATCTGGAGAATGTAA
- the LOC107644021 gene encoding peptidyl-prolyl cis-trans isomerase CYP38, chloroplastic, whose product MAATIPCHYYASAATTSKFFISNNAHSKRLTYPLSLTNARGFRGFSAARCSYQPPPHYSELQSKDKGNSFSLKQCAISIALAVGLMTGVPALGLPANAHTTSPVLPDLAVLISGPPIKDPGALLRYALPIDNKAIREVQKPLEDITDSLKVAGVKALDSVERNVRQASRALKQGKTLIVTGLAESKKEHGIELLNKLEAGMDELELIIQDRNRDAVAPKQKELLNYVGGVEEDMVNGFPYEVPEEYRNMPLLKGRAAVDMKVKIKDNPNLEECVFHIVLDGYNAPVTAGNFVDLVERHFYDGMEIQRADGFVVQTGDPEGPAEGFIDPSTEKTRTIPLEIMVNGEKEPFYGATLEELGLYKAQTKLPFNAFGTMAMARDEFENNSGSSQIFWLLKESELTPSNANILDGRYAVFGYVTENEDFLADLKVGDVIESMQVVSGLDNLVNPSYKIAG is encoded by the exons ATGGCAGCCACCATTCCTTGCCACTACTATGCTTCTGCAGCCACCACATCCAAATTCTTCATCTCCAATAATGCACACTCCAAACGTCTCACCTACCCTCTTTCTCTTACCAATGCTCGAGGATTCCGAGGTTTCAGTGCTGCTCGTTGCTCTTACCAACCACCACCCCATTATTCTGAACTTCAGAGTAAAGAT AAAGGGAATTCGTTTTCCTTAAAGCAGTGTGCGATTTCTATAGCACTTGCAGTTGGGTTGATGACCGGAGTTCCTGCACTGGGGTTGCCTGCCAATGCTCACACAACTAGCCCTGTGTTGCCTGATCTGGCTGTGTTGATATCTGGACCACCAATCAAGGATCCCGGGGCATTATTGAGATATGCTCTTCCCATTGACAATAAGGCAATCAGAGAGGTACAAAAACCACTTGAAGATATTACAGATAGTCTTAAGGTTGCTGGAGTCAAAGCACTTGATTCTGTTGAAAGA AATGTGAGGCAGGCATCTCGAGCTCTCAAGCAAGGGAAGACCCTAATTGTAACAGGGCTAGCAGAATCAAAGAAAGAACACGGAATCGAATTGCTTAATAAGCTGGAAGCTGGTATGGATGAGCTTGAACTGATAATACAGGATAGGAATCGAGATGCTGTTGCACCGAAACAGAAGGAGCTACTTAATTACGTTGGCGG TGTTGAAGAAGACATGGTCAATGGATTCCCATATGAAGTTCCCGAGGAATACCGAAATATGCCATTGTTGAAGGGGAGAGCAGCAGTGGATATGAAGGTCAAGATCAAGGACAATCCAAATCTTGAGGAATGTGTTTTCCATATAGTTCTTGACGGTTATAATGCCCCCGTAACTGCTGGAAATTTTGTCGATTTGGTAGAAAGGCACTTCTACGACGGCATGGAAATCCAGAGAG CCGATGGATTCGTTGTCCAAACTGGTGATCCTGAAGGCCCTGCTGAGGGTTTTATTGATCCAAGCACAGAGAAAACCAGGACAATACCTTTAGAAATTATGGTGAATGGGGAAAAGGAACCATTTTATGGAGCAACTCTAGAG GAGCTTGGTCTATACAAGGCTCAAACAAAGCTTCCATTTAATGCATTTGGAACAATGGCAATGGCAAGAGAT GAATTCGAGAACAACTCGGGATCTAGCCAGATATTTTGGCTACTGAAAGAAAGCGAGTTAACTCCTAGCAACGCCAATATATTAGACGGCCGATATGCTGTCTTCGGCTATGTAACAGAAAACGAGGATTTCTTGGCGGACCTCAAGGTTGGTGATGTCATAGAATCAATGCAGGTAGTGTCTGGCCTTGATAATTTGGTTAATCCAAGCTACAAGATTGCTGGCTAA